The Acanthochromis polyacanthus isolate Apoly-LR-REF ecotype Palm Island chromosome 5, KAUST_Apoly_ChrSc, whole genome shotgun sequence genome includes a window with the following:
- the zgc:109965 gene encoding nicalin-1-like has translation MKVFSKRDVINYCSTLCRVFRWVFWPRVKSNFKLHSCRQIPTERDIMLLSIAAAVLLLCVQCLHGSALPAVSSYEFTAYRMQQYNLAQQKHGCRGAIVVAEARSADEPSLTRRCVIMKVSDFTTERYFEAQRQNAAAVLILLPKNISGVSHETIQSFMVSESEALQKETLMPVYVAPEDEQLLYMYEEVKQAAATRTSSIFVRVLRSMITATAFQILVSNNVAIKAVTDNSMVTLEGVLPGVGEDIPTIVITAHYDSYGLAPWLSYGADSNGSGVTILLELARLFQKLYSSSSTRPQYHLMFSLTGGGKYNFQGTKRWIEENLDHAESSLLHDNVAFVLCLDTLANGDELYMHVSRPPKPDTPMHSFIQHLEEVVSSRFPWVKVGLVHKKINLVESTVAWEHERYSLRRILAFTLSHLEDPKSELRGSILDTMSQVDFRKLKRNGIIIAEALARYMYNLSDKGSPKDVQVFKGQLDFQDSRISSLMSFLTSIPRATQLLDKEPSHILLVNSLEHEFKRYLQQVYRHTFRQDKRDPEITFFDQMNQPVVMYRVKPAAFDLFLGGCIAAYLGIVYYGIQNFGFLYTKLKAAVKSKHQ, from the exons ATGAAAGTTTTCTCTAAGAGAGATGTAATAAACTATTGTAGCACGTTGTGCAGAGTTTTTAGATGGGTATTTTGGCCTCGTGTGAAGTCTAACTTCAAGCTTCATTCATGCAGACAGATCCCAACTGAACGTGACATCATGTTGCTGAgcattgctgctgctgtgctgctgctttgtgtgcAGTGTTTGCATGGCTCTGCTCTTCCTGCTGTGTCCTCCTATGAGTTCACTGCCTATAGGATGCAACAGTACAACTTGGCACAGCAGAAGCATG GTTGTCGTGGAGCCATTGTTGTTGCGGAGGCTCGCTCAGCAGACGAGCCATCACTAACCCGCCGCTGTGTTATCATGAAGGTGTCAGACTTCACCACAGAAAGATACTTTGAGGCCCAGagacaaaatgctgctgctgtactGATCCTTCTGCCCAAAAATATCTCTGGTGTCTCTCATGAAACAATACAG TCCTTTATGGTGAGTGAGAGCGAGGCCTTGCAGAAAGAAACTCTGATGCCAGTGTATGTCGCACCCGAGGACGAACAGCTGCTTTACATGTACGAGGAGGTCAAGCAGGCTGCAGCTACACGGACCTCATCCATATTTGTCAGAG TGCTCCGAAGTATGATCACAGCTACAGCTTTTCAGATCTTAGTGAGCAACAACGTCGCTATTAAGGCTGTCACTGACAATTCTATGGTCACACTGGAG GGAGTACTTCCTGGAGTAGGCGAAGACATACCCACCATCGTCATCACAGCCCACTATGACTCCTATGGACTGGCTCCA TGGTTGTCATATGGAGCAGACTCTAATGGCAGTGGAGTCACCATCCTGCTGGAGCTGGCACGTCTCTTCCAGAAActttacagcagctccagcaccAGACCTCA ATATCATTTAATGTTCTCTTTGACCGGAGGAGGAAAATACAACTTCCAGGGCACAAAGAGATGGATCGAAGAGAATCTGGACCACGCTG AGTCCAGCCTGCTCCACGACAATGTGGCATTCGTTCTGTGTTTGGACACACTAGCCAACGGGGATGaactgtacatgcatgtgtcTCGTCCTCCTAAGCCTGACACTCCCATGCACTCTTTCATTCAGCATCTGGAGGAG GTGGTTTCCTCCAGATTTCCCTGGGTGAAGGTGGGATTGGTTCATAAGAAGATCAATCTCGTGGAGTCGACAGTAGCCTGGGAGCATGAGCGCTACAGCCTACGAAGGATCCTGGCCTTCACTCTTTCACATCTGGAAGATCCCAAATCTGAGCTCCGTGGCTCTATACTGGACACGAT GTCACAAGTGGATTTCAGAAAACTTAAACGGAATGGAATCATCATAGCAGAAGCACTGGCGCGGTACATGTACAATCTGTCTGACAAG GGTTCACCAAAGGATGTGCAGGTTTTCAAGGGCCAGCTG GACTTTCAGGACAGTCGCATTTCTAGTTTGATGTCTTTCTTGACGTCCATCCCTCGAGCCACCCAGCTGCTGGATAAAGAACCCAGTCACATCCTGCTGGTCAATTCACTGGAGCACGAATTCAAACGTTACCTGCAGCAAGTTTACAGACACACCTTCCGACAGGACAAGAG GGACCCAGAAATTACTTTCTTTGATCAAATGAACCAGCCAGTAGTGATGTACAG agTGAAACCTGCTGCCTTTGATCTGTTCCTGGGTGGCTGCATTGCTGCTTATTTGGGGATTGTTTACTATGGAATCCAG AATTTCGGTTTTCTCTACACAAAACTGAAAGCAGCGGTGAAATCCAAGCACCAGTAA
- the myorg gene encoding myogenesis-regulating glycosidase, with the protein MYQVVPGGAGGTITDVIPKQKHSKDTRPLVGAGVIGLVLVIAAVTAWCYYIASLRKAELLKTQLLDLNKDGYIIRNQGGSIVFRMDFRSGTLDLDSCSKEGEILSCGRTTDRKLNFFIETVRPKDTVQCYRVRWEELVPDIPVEHAMTYKFAHWYGGAVSAIQHWPISISGQQAPKPFVTSDIYSNRNEFGGILESYWLSSNATAIKINNSVPFHLGWNDTEKTMYFQARYSDSPFKPNPGEAPCAELSYRVCVGLDVTSIHKYMVRRYFNKPNKVPAKVMFKHPIWSTWALHKTDIDQEKLLTYASNIRKHNFNCSHLELDDRYTSRYGEFEFDRIKFPNASAMFQKLKSDGFLVSLWIHPFVNYDSENFHTCVDRGLFVREPTGRLPALVRWWNGIGGILDFTNPEARDWFSSQLRSLRSRYGVSSFKFDAGETNYLPWKFSTRTPIRDPSFFTRRYTEMAIPYNDRAELRSGYQSQNISCFFRPIDRDSVWGYELGLKSLIPTVLTISILGYQFILPDMIGGNAYLNRTDGNHVLPDRELYIRWLELSAFMPSMQFSIPPWEYDNEVVEIARKYTALHESIVAPRVLELAGEVLDTGDPIIRPLWWIATGDETAYKIDSQFLIGDDLMVAPVLEPGKQERDIYLPAGRWRSYKGERFDIKEPLHLTDYPVDLDEIAYFVWV; encoded by the exons atgtACCAAGTAGTACCGGGAGGAGCAGGGGGCACAATTACAGATGTTATCCCCAAGCAGAAACACAGCAAGGACACTCGACCCTTAGTCGGAGCTGGAGTAATCGGCCTGGTGCTGGTGATTGCAGCTGTGACTGCGTGGTGTTATTACATCGCCTCTCTACGCAAAGCTGAGCTGCTTAAGACACAGCTGCTGGATCTGAATAAAGATGGCTACATTATCCGCAACCAGGGAGGATCCATTGTTTTCAGAATGGACTTCAG GTCGGGGACCCTTGATTTGGATTCCTGCTCGAAAGAAGGTGAGATTTTAAGCTGTGGACGCACCACTGATAGAAAATTAAACTTCTTCATTGAGACAGTGCGACCTAAGGACACCGTTCAATGCTACCGTGTGCGATGGGAGGAACTGGTTCCTGACATTCCTGTTGAGCATGCCATGACATACAAGTTTGCTCACTGGTATGGCGGTGCAGTGTCAGCAATTCAGCACTGGCCTATTTCTATTTCCGGCCAACAGGCTCCCAAACCATTTGTTACTAGTGACATCTACTCAAACCGAAATGAATTTGGTGGAATTTTGGAGAGTTACTGGCTTTCATCCAATGCTACTGCCATCAAAATTAATAATTCTGTTCCCTTCCACTTGGGTTGGAATGACACAGAGAAAACCATGTACTTCCAGGCACGATACAGTGATAGTCCCTTCAAACCAAACCCAGGAGAGGCTCCATGTGCAGAACTTAGCTACAGAGTTTGTGTGGGCTTGGATGTGACATCCATACACAAGTACATGGTTCGCAGATACTtcaacaaaccaaacaaagtGCCTGCCAAAGTCATGTTCAAGCATCCTATTTGGTCGACTTGGGCTTTACATAAAACAGACATTGACCAAGAGAAGCTGTTGACTTATGCCTCCAACATCCGCAAACATAATTTCAACTGCAGTCATCTGGAGCTAGACGACCGCTACACCAGCCGCTACGGGGAATTTGAGTTTGACAGAATAAAATTTCCTAATGCTTCAGCCATGTTCCAAAAACTGAAATCAGACGGATTTCTGGTATCACTCTGGATTCACCCTTTTGTTAACTATGACTCAGAAAACTTCCACACTTGCGTAGATAGGGGTTTGTTTGTCCGAGAGCCAACAGGACGGCTGCCGGCCTTGGTGCGTTGGTGGAATGGCATTGGAGGCATTTTGGATTTCACAAACCCGGAAGCCCGTGATTGGTTTTCCTCCCAGCTACGTTCACTGCGCTCTAGGTATGGGGTGTCCTCCTTTAAATTTGACGCAGGGGAAACCAACTACTTACCATGGAAATTTAGTACTCGGACCCCCATTCGGGACCCAAGTTTTTTCACAAGACGTTACACGGAGATGGCTATTCCCTACAATGATCGAGCTGAGCTGCGCAGTGGTTACCAGTCCCAGAACATATCCTGCTTCTTCAGGCCAATCGACAGAGACTCTGTGTGGGGATATGAGTTGGGTCTCAAATCTCTTATTCCCACAGTGCTCACCATCAGCATCCTGGGCTACCAGTTTATTCTACCAGACATGATCGGAGGGAATGCCTATCTGAATCGCACTGATGGAAATCATGTATTACCTGATCGAGAGCTCTATATCCGCTGGTTGGAGCTGTCAGCCTTCATGCCCTCCATGCAGTTTTCTATTCCGCCGTGGGAATACGACAATGAGGTTGTTGAAATTGCTCGGAAATACACAGCCCTCCATGAAAGTATTGTGGCCCCAAGGGTTCTGGAGCTGGCTGGCGAGGTGCTGGACACTGGGGACCCGATCATACGTCCTCTGTGGTGGATTGCCACAGGTGATGAGACGGCATACAAAATCGACTCCCAGTTCCTGATTGGCGATGACCTCATGGTAGCCCCGGTTTTAGAGCCTGGAAAGCAAGAGCGCGACATCTACCTCCCTGCTGGCCGTTGGAGGAGCTACAAGGGGGAGAGGTTTGATATCAAGGAGCCACTGCATCTCACAGACTATCCTGTAGACCTGGATGAAATTGCCTACTTTGTTTGGGTGTAG